The genomic region TGCCGCCGTGACTGGTTCCGTGGATGAGACAGCCTTTTACGCACCAATTAGAGTTGGAGATATTGTGACTGTGAGGGCTGGGATTACCTACGTTGGTAAGTCATCCATGGAGATAATGCTTGATGTAATTGCTGAGGGTACCTACGGCCAGGCTAGGCATGTGTGCACGGCGTATTACACATATGTGCACGTTGACAGTAGCGGAAGGCCGGCTCCCGTTCCTGAGTACGTCCCCAGTAATGATTATGAGAGGAGACTATTCATGGAAGGTGAGAGGAGGAGACAGGTTAGGGATGAGGAGTTGGCTAAGATTAAGAAGCTGTGGTTAAGCTCTGGGACTTAATGCTCACCTTCCTGGCCTTGTACTGAGTCACTATTGACCTGACCCTATCAGTTAATCCGCTTGTGTGGCTTTCACTCTCTATCAACTTTATTACCCTGGCAACAAATGATTCATCCCCAGGATCCCTACACCTAATCCAAACCCTACCATTCTGACCAACAGTTACGTCACAACCAAGCTCCTCACTGAATATGCTAACCATAGAGCCCCTCCTACCAATCACCCTGGCAACCTTACTCGCATCAATCTCAACGAGCGTCCCACCCTCAATCCTACCAAGCCTAGCCTCCTTAAGAGTTAACGTTACTGGGTAATCCTTTGTCAGGTTAAAATCTATTATCCTGGCAAGCACTATATCGCCAATACCCAACAGGCTCTTTAGGTCAACGGTCATTAAATCAACAGGCTTAAGCGTGGCCTCCTGAATGGGGAGGTATGCCGAGTATGGGGATTTAATGTCGATAACCCACCCAGTTAGTCCGATGTCAATTACATAACCAATGACTATGTCCCCAACCCTAGGCTTGTAAATGCCGCTGAGCGGTATGACCTCCACATCCCTCTCGCCCCTTATGTTTATGAGCCCAACAACTGCCGAGTAAGCCACATCACCATCCCAGTAAATACTACCACTGACGTTATAGTCCTTCGTGGCTATCGCATCCCCGGGCAGCACTATCTGTTTGTCGTTTACGTACAGCGGCATAATCAAGATACCTTGATTCCCCTAATTTTATTTTTAATCCTAAATCATCATTATGACGTGGAGATTATCTTAACATCGCCTGAACCATGAGTTAATTCATTAACCTTAGCAATTATCGTATCCTGAAGCCCAGCAGGGACCTCAAGCTGCATTACCAGCGAGCCATCACCCTCAAACCTCTCCTTAACCACCCTACCCATCCTCGAAAGCGTGCTCCTAACCTTATGGGCATGCTCAGCGGGCGCCCTAATTTCAAGGATACTAACAGCAACCTTAAGTGGTAAGACCTTCTGGAGGGCCTTTATTACGGCATTCACCTGCTCCTCAACGGGCTTAAACGGGTCTATCGCAACATCGACCTGCTGCATTGCAGCCTCAACCCTCTGCGGAGGCACTGGCGTCCTAGTCCTCGTGTCTATACAGTTCCTACTAATCCAATCAATTATCTGCTTCCTCTTCTGCTCAATGAGTCTCCTTCTCTGCTCAGCCGTGAGTGGTAACTCACCGTTCCTAACGATAAACTCGGCCACCTTCCTCGGGTCAGTGGTCTTGAAAACCCTCATTAACGACTCCTCACTCGCCCTAAGGCCCTTCCTCGCGTCTTTGTATATAGTGTCCGTTATCAACACCTTATCAATACTCACAGGCTTGCCAAGCCTCATGTCCAGGGCTGCGTCTGGGTCTACAAGTATTTCGAAGACGTAACCATCCTTCTCATACCTGGCAATTACATAATTCCTTCTACTCATATCATTTAGCCCTATGTAGGGGAATTTTTAATTCTTCCACACATAACCTACGGAGTCCTCCACCTGGCAACCCTAAGGGTTAATAACGTACCCATAATACACCAAGCAATGTTAGAGATGTACGCAGTGACTATCTGTAATGTAGAATAATGCGCTATCCTAACAGCATTTTGTATAATCATTGCTGTGGCTGAAGTCGGCACTAAATACGCAACCCACCAAGCACTGCCTAAGTACGTAGCTGGGTAATAAACTGGGGGTAGTACGCCGAGCGCGAGCGTTAATAGGCTGACCACAGCCCAGGTGTACCTAATGTACGTGAATAGGGTCGATGAGTAGAAGGCTATGGAGGAAATAGCGTACCAAAGGAGCACTAGCGAAGCCGCGATCTCCAGGGTATCCAACAAATCAACGGTCGTCTTAAGTGCCATTAATATCGCGAATAAGATAATGCCAGGCAGTGTAAATATGACCTCACTAAGTGCTAGTCCTATAGTGTAGGCCAACGGGCTGGTTGGCGTAGCCACAATCATCTGCTGAAACTTAAGTTCAAGCCTATAATAGGCGGCGTCACCTATTAGGGCTGTGCCACTTGATAGCATTGTCCAGACGAGGCCGCCTATTATGCCCATGACCATGCCAATGCCCCGGTAAAGCACCGTGAGCAGTATTAACAGGGAAATCGGCGTCGCCAGGGTGGATACAGTCCAAAGCGGCGACCTAAGTATCGGCAGTAATCCATTAAGCCAGGCAAGTACCAGGATAGCCCTCAACTGATGACTTAGACCACCCTTAACCTTCCTCATTACCCTCACCCCAGGACCTTATAGTCACAAGCACATAATGCTCAAGGGACTTGGGCGAGACCCTAATGGCTCCATCCCCAACCTCATCGAGGGAGTCCACGAAGGAGAAGCATGAAGAACCAACCCTAATGCACGGCTCGGTACCCGCGGATGCTGGGTACTCAACAACATACTTACCAGGCAATTTATTAACGAGCTCGCTAGGCCTGCCTCGCGACACTATCAAGCCACTATCTATTAGGAAGACAATGTCCGATATTTGCTCGGCCTCCTCAATATAATGTGTTGTTAAAAATATTGATGCCCCACTATCACTATACCGCCGCAGTGAATTCCAAACAACACGCCTAGATGCTGCGTCAAGCCCAACAGTTGGTTCGTCGAGAAACACGACCTCGGCATTAGAGGCAAGTACAGCGGCGACTAGGACCCTCCTAGTCATGCCGCCAGATAATTGATAAATGGGCGTATTCCTAAAGTCCCACAGGCCAAGTTCCTCAAGCGAGTCCCTGGCGGCTTTCCTCGCATCATTCCTAGGTAGGCCACGGAGTAGTAGGTAGGAGTAAACAAATTCGTGGGGTGTCATGTAGGATATGGGCCTGGCGTCCTGCGGAATCACGGCAATCCTACGCCTAACCTCAGAGGCTTGATTAACCACGTTGAAACCAGCGACATAGGCCTCACCACCATGGGGCATTAACTCAGTTGTCAGTATCCTAATGAGTGTCGTCTTACCAGCACCGTTTGGACCCAGTAATGTGGCTATCACGCCATAATCAACATCGAGGTCTATACCCCTTAAGACCTCCCTGGCCCCGAAACTCCTCCTTAATTCCCTAACCATTATCGCCTGCATTTACATGGCTTGTTTGGGAAACCTCAAATTTAAAAAGGGTTCTATGCATATGCCGCTTGAATGGGCGATCCAAAGAAGCCAAGGAAGAAGTACCTGGGCGGTAAGCCAAGGAGGCTTTGGAATAGGCAGTTGCTTGAGGAGGAGCTTAGGCTAATTGGTGAGTATGGCCTTAGGAATAAGAGGGAGCTTTGGCTTGCGAGGACAATACTCAGGGAGATGAAGCATAGGGCGAGGTCACTACTATCAATGCCAACCGAGCAGAGGGCCAAGTTGGAGGCTGAGTTCAAGGCGAGGTTGTTTAAGGCAGGCTTCATACCTGAGCAGGACATACCATTGGACGCGGTACTTTCACTGGATGTTAGGGCGGTACTAGATAGGAGACTCCAG from Vulcanisaeta distributa DSM 14429 harbors:
- the rrp4 gene encoding exosome complex RNA-binding protein Rrp4 gives rise to the protein MPLYVNDKQIVLPGDAIATKDYNVSGSIYWDGDVAYSAVVGLINIRGERDVEVIPLSGIYKPRVGDIVIGYVIDIGLTGWVIDIKSPYSAYLPIQEATLKPVDLMTVDLKSLLGIGDIVLARIIDFNLTKDYPVTLTLKEARLGRIEGGTLVEIDASKVARVIGRRGSMVSIFSEELGCDVTVGQNGRVWIRCRDPGDESFVARVIKLIESESHTSGLTDRVRSIVTQYKARKVSIKSQSLTTAS
- a CDS encoding ribosome assembly factor SBDS, which encodes MSRRNYVIARYEKDGYVFEILVDPDAALDMRLGKPVSIDKVLITDTIYKDARKGLRASEESLMRVFKTTDPRKVAEFIVRNGELPLTAEQRRRLIEQKRKQIIDWISRNCIDTRTRTPVPPQRVEAAMQQVDVAIDPFKPVEEQVNAVIKALQKVLPLKVAVSILEIRAPAEHAHKVRSTLSRMGRVVKERFEGDGSLVMQLEVPAGLQDTIIAKVNELTHGSGDVKIISTS
- a CDS encoding ABC transporter ATP-binding protein; this encodes MQAIMVRELRRSFGAREVLRGIDLDVDYGVIATLLGPNGAGKTTLIRILTTELMPHGGEAYVAGFNVVNQASEVRRRIAVIPQDARPISYMTPHEFVYSYLLLRGLPRNDARKAARDSLEELGLWDFRNTPIYQLSGGMTRRVLVAAVLASNAEVVFLDEPTVGLDAASRRVVWNSLRRYSDSGASIFLTTHYIEEAEQISDIVFLIDSGLIVSRGRPSELVNKLPGKYVVEYPASAGTEPCIRVGSSCFSFVDSLDEVGDGAIRVSPKSLEHYVLVTIRSWGEGNEEG
- a CDS encoding 30S ribosomal protein S4; this encodes MGDPKKPRKKYLGGKPRRLWNRQLLEEELRLIGEYGLRNKRELWLARTILREMKHRARSLLSMPTEQRAKLEAEFKARLFKAGFIPEQDIPLDAVLSLDVRAVLDRRLQTIVYRKGLARTIYEARQLVTHGHIAVDGRVVRSPGYLVPRDLEDKVTYAITSPVLKRLLAQPQQETQQAQQSQ